The Brachyspira hyodysenteriae ATCC 27164 genome includes a window with the following:
- a CDS encoding patatin-like phospholipase family protein — MKKLGLVLGGGGGLGSYQIGVWKALREYEIDKMIKAISGTSVGVLNACLIAQNNYDIAEYIWTNEIEDKILSKKKMDINNNYISSNGIFSRKGLIEIIEKYLNIDIIINYEYPIYATAVSLKSIDAEYFKLNNKSAKEIKEIMMATSAIPVIFGRQTIEGVDYIDGGVEILKGNNLPLKPLYEENCDEIIAINLYKESTREKFSNCKVYEIVPSNDIGNFFNGAMDFSLEGAKMRIKEGYNDAKNMLKEIFKMGKTQIENLENNNNLYMSENYNEIKRKKLKKKLNKAIDSLKLNDNN; from the coding sequence ATGAAAAAATTAGGTTTAGTTTTAGGCGGAGGCGGAGGACTTGGAAGCTATCAAATAGGTGTATGGAAAGCTTTAAGAGAATATGAAATAGATAAAATGATTAAAGCAATATCCGGAACTTCTGTAGGCGTTCTTAATGCATGCCTTATAGCACAAAATAATTATGATATAGCAGAATATATTTGGACTAATGAAATAGAAGATAAAATACTCTCAAAAAAGAAGATGGATATAAATAATAATTACATATCTTCAAACGGTATATTCAGCAGAAAAGGATTAATAGAAATAATAGAAAAATATTTAAATATAGATATCATCATAAATTATGAATATCCAATATATGCTACAGCTGTAAGTTTAAAAAGTATCGATGCTGAATATTTCAAATTAAATAACAAATCAGCAAAAGAAATAAAAGAAATAATGATGGCTACAAGTGCAATACCTGTAATATTTGGAAGGCAGACTATAGAAGGTGTTGATTATATAGACGGAGGAGTTGAAATATTAAAAGGCAATAATCTGCCTTTAAAACCTCTTTATGAAGAAAATTGCGATGAGATAATTGCTATTAATTTATACAAAGAAAGTACAAGAGAGAAATTCAGTAATTGCAAAGTTTATGAAATCGTACCAAGTAATGATATAGGTAACTTCTTTAACGGAGCTATGGATTTTTCACTTGAAGGCGCTAAAATGCGTATTAAAGAAGGCTACAATGATGCCAAAAATATGCTTAAAGAAATATTTAAAATGGGAAAAACTCAAATAGAAAATCTAGAAAATAATAATAATCTTTATATGTCTGAAAATTATAATGAGATAAAAAGAAAAAAACTCAAAAAGAAACTAAATAAAGCAATAGACAGCTTAAAACTAAATGATAACAACTAA
- a CDS encoding M23 family metallopeptidase — protein MKYIISIIFLISLSLYSQNTIQYLGNTSLSRGGKNIDIKTSNEILANDIIETEKNAFAEIKLGNKYYYLAPNTKIKVSNNNAVLISGAMYSRNNNAFDSLEDFKKYDNDIKIYADPFPFYAGKVSTIFIASKDEVKIENSKLMGSARPIVKFFEVKDADRNMKVYKSVFGIYVGAQDKKYQFISDIKLKDNTVLNVAIDIKLDFTPPPPKPKQIPGVTSTMKNIISNPQKSREEKELLNGKVYISYTPTNYADKVYIMPSQGRYSSGFGAFRGYTKDYARYHQGFDIANTNGTPIIAANNGVVRVSRELFVRGNCVVIDHGEGVYSSYFHMSKLIAKEGQYVKKGEVIGLIGSTGMSTGPHCHWEMRAGNMTFDPLSILEKPVSFNTKVLTQIK, from the coding sequence ATGAAATATATTATCAGCATAATATTTTTAATTTCATTATCTTTATACTCTCAAAATACAATTCAATATTTAGGTAATACTTCTCTAAGCAGAGGCGGCAAAAATATTGATATAAAAACTTCTAATGAAATATTAGCAAATGATATTATAGAAACTGAAAAAAATGCATTTGCTGAAATAAAATTAGGAAATAAATATTATTATCTTGCTCCAAATACAAAAATTAAAGTAAGCAATAATAATGCTGTATTAATAAGCGGAGCTATGTATTCTAGAAATAATAATGCCTTTGATTCTTTGGAAGATTTTAAGAAATATGATAATGATATAAAAATATATGCAGATCCTTTCCCATTCTATGCTGGTAAAGTGTCAACTATATTCATAGCTTCCAAAGATGAAGTAAAAATAGAAAACTCAAAACTTATGGGCAGTGCAAGACCTATAGTAAAGTTTTTTGAAGTAAAAGATGCTGATAGAAACATGAAAGTTTATAAAAGTGTATTCGGTATATATGTAGGTGCTCAGGATAAAAAATATCAATTTATATCTGATATAAAATTAAAAGATAACACTGTATTAAATGTAGCAATAGATATAAAATTAGACTTTACTCCTCCCCCACCAAAACCAAAACAAATACCGGGTGTAACTTCTACTATGAAAAATATTATAAGCAATCCTCAAAAATCCAGAGAGGAAAAAGAATTATTAAACGGTAAAGTTTATATAAGTTATACCCCTACTAATTATGCAGATAAAGTTTATATAATGCCTTCTCAGGGAAGATATTCATCAGGCTTCGGTGCCTTCAGAGGATATACTAAAGACTATGCAAGATATCATCAGGGATTCGACATAGCTAATACAAACGGAACTCCTATAATAGCTGCCAATAATGGCGTTGTAAGAGTATCTAGAGAATTATTTGTTAGAGGAAACTGTGTGGTTATAGATCATGGCGAAGGAGTATACAGCTCATATTTCCATATGTCCAAATTAATAGCAAAAGAAGGACAGTATGTAAAAAAAGGCGAAGTAATAGGATTAATAGGTTCTACAGGAATGTCTACAGGTCCTCATTGTCATTGGGAAATGAGAGCAGGAAATATGACATTTGATCCTCTAAGTATTCTAGAAAAACCTGTTTCATTTAATACTAAAGTACTTACTCAAATAAAATAA
- a CDS encoding HAD family hydrolase, with amino-acid sequence MFDNNCIKLLIFDMDGTIIDSANLNYYSYYNAFKEFNIELDKDYYYNKCFGLHYKVFTKNILELNNKITNDENKNNELIESVHDLKENIYLENLNLIQIHPFILETLIDNYNKKENKKYTALATTASPNGVYGILKEFNLEKLFNLVLTGNDVEKKKPDPEIFYKCMEHFNIKEKESIIFEDSEVGLKAANQTNAWVIKIEKWVK; translated from the coding sequence ATGTTTGATAATAACTGCATAAAATTACTTATATTTGATATGGACGGTACTATAATAGATAGTGCAAATTTAAATTATTATTCCTATTACAATGCATTTAAAGAATTTAATATAGAATTAGATAAAGATTATTACTATAACAAATGTTTCGGACTTCATTATAAAGTATTTACAAAAAATATTTTAGAATTAAATAATAAAATAACAAACGATGAAAATAAAAATAATGAATTAATAGAATCCGTACATGATTTAAAAGAAAATATATATTTAGAAAATCTTAATCTCATACAAATTCACCCATTCATATTAGAAACTTTAATTGATAACTATAATAAAAAAGAAAATAAAAAATACACTGCCTTAGCAACAACAGCATCTCCAAATGGAGTTTACGGCATATTAAAAGAGTTCAATCTTGAAAAATTATTTAATTTAGTTTTAACAGGCAATGATGTGGAAAAAAAGAAACCGGATCCTGAAATATTTTATAAATGTATGGAGCATTTTAATATAAAAGAAAAAGAAAGCATTATATTTGAAGACAGTGAAGTAGGACTTAAAGCAGCAAATCAAACTAATGCTTGGGTTATAAAAATAGAAAAGTGGGTAAAGTAA
- a CDS encoding DUF1796 family putative cysteine peptidase: MQNYEKKIIDKIIWWIPFRSLRDFIRLLAYNIIEINKIKDETKSIKSDLTILENYLAKNNYKIINYNKIYQYDYIISIGENCFCAQMLKENNLRQFSSPFDWLTPGPEWSINNVINNLKIIINKFDNFFSKEDFHYLAKSTNNNVSYANSKNLLHFYHDFIESKDFNDEYIRLKEKYDRRINRLIDLLSSKNNKILLVYIESNLLNSGIFDIKEIFNLLKQIRMIYNNDNIYILYIKHNFSFENDIIFKNFNDDIHLYELNNSDENWNLSIHNTNKILSNYKVTNNI; encoded by the coding sequence ATGCAAAATTATGAAAAAAAGATTATAGATAAAATCATTTGGTGGATACCATTTAGATCACTGAGAGATTTTATAAGGTTACTAGCATACAATATAATAGAAATTAATAAAATAAAAGATGAAACTAAGTCTATAAAGTCTGATTTAACAATATTAGAAAACTATTTAGCAAAAAATAATTATAAAATAATAAACTATAATAAAATTTACCAATATGATTATATTATAAGTATAGGTGAAAATTGTTTTTGTGCTCAAATGTTAAAAGAAAATAATCTAAGACAATTTTCGTCACCTTTTGACTGGCTTACACCAGGTCCAGAATGGTCTATTAATAATGTTATAAATAATTTAAAAATAATAATAAATAAATTTGATAACTTTTTTAGTAAAGAAGATTTCCATTATCTAGCAAAATCAACAAATAATAATGTATCATATGCTAATTCGAAAAATTTACTGCACTTTTATCATGATTTTATAGAATCAAAAGATTTTAATGATGAGTATATAAGATTAAAAGAAAAATATGATAGAAGAATAAATAGATTAATAGATTTATTATCTTCAAAAAATAATAAAATATTATTAGTATATATAGAATCAAATTTATTGAATTCTGGTATTTTTGATATAAAAGAAATTTTTAATCTGCTAAAACAAATAAGGATGATATATAATAATGATAATATATATATTCTATATATAAAACATAATTTTTCATTTGAAAATGATATTATTTTTAAAAATTTCAATGATGATATACATTTATATGAACTAAATAATTCAGATGAAAACTGGAATTTAAGTATTCATAATACAAATAAGATATTATCTAACTATAAAGTAACGAATAATATTTAA
- a CDS encoding tetratricopeptide repeat protein, with protein sequence MDFTIPYENEIDEKDKTIIQEYILNNIKDYENNSTKLTELIIEAVSSLSAGKSRTEYLAKQGFLQNIFNSITGQNRKIRGEIDYNYAIVKNASLKMIEYLANQNKITYEGLIYLNNKLNNIEKNIEEELIAICNNVRESFNVILNKINKESNRIDSLEKKVQLLEFKAASNILEFDNIKYIDMDNIEKIICLSNDLFTKISSINNTDNNIPKENIYMIKSILFDFNVDINQKIRVNDIYCKLLEKPNFINKIFLNTQSSIKTYEYIIPILSGIKKIEKLDKEESYIINSIIKINPQINIKDIKIDLINEYGMNISNFDYNAEITNYDIIILIINELKMISKNINAPIKYSDSKKSIELAREYFEQKKYKKAMTECDSILYKDKNNKEARHIKIESLYKILIKEVRNFEAPLCYKEIAKIYLIKRDYENTLKYLNKYFDSYSSNKEIFKYKEKLQFQYKKIKEYEDKTNKKLEKITDKNKRDYLEFINDFWGVYLSKI encoded by the coding sequence ATGGATTTTACTATACCTTATGAAAATGAAATAGATGAAAAAGATAAAACTATAATACAAGAATATATACTCAATAATATAAAGGATTATGAAAATAATTCAACTAAATTAACAGAACTTATTATAGAGGCTGTATCATCTTTAAGCGCCGGAAAATCCAGAACAGAATATCTAGCTAAACAAGGTTTTTTACAAAATATATTTAATTCCATAACAGGACAAAATAGAAAAATAAGAGGTGAAATAGATTATAATTATGCAATAGTAAAAAATGCCTCATTAAAAATGATAGAATACTTGGCAAATCAGAATAAAATTACTTATGAGGGACTTATATATCTAAATAACAAATTAAATAATATAGAAAAAAACATTGAAGAAGAATTAATAGCAATATGTAATAATGTAAGAGAATCATTCAATGTTATATTAAATAAAATTAATAAAGAATCAAACAGAATAGACTCATTAGAAAAAAAAGTTCAATTACTGGAATTCAAAGCTGCTTCAAATATCCTAGAATTTGATAATATAAAATACATTGATATGGATAATATAGAAAAAATTATATGTCTGAGCAATGATTTATTTACAAAAATTTCTAGTATAAATAATACAGATAATAATATACCAAAAGAAAATATTTATATGATAAAATCCATATTATTTGATTTTAATGTGGATATAAATCAAAAGATAAGAGTAAATGATATATACTGCAAATTACTAGAAAAACCTAACTTTATAAATAAGATTTTTTTGAATACTCAAAGCAGCATTAAAACTTATGAATATATTATACCAATATTAAGCGGAATAAAAAAGATAGAAAAATTAGATAAAGAAGAAAGTTATATAATAAACTCAATAATAAAAATAAATCCTCAAATAAACATAAAAGATATAAAAATAGACTTAATAAATGAATATGGAATGAATATATCAAATTTTGATTATAATGCTGAAATTACAAATTATGATATTATTATACTTATTATTAATGAATTAAAAATGATATCAAAAAATATTAATGCTCCAATAAAATATTCAGATTCAAAAAAATCCATAGAATTAGCCAGAGAATATTTTGAACAAAAAAAATATAAAAAAGCGATGACAGAATGCGATTCTATATTATACAAGGATAAAAATAATAAAGAGGCACGTCATATAAAAATAGAAAGTTTATACAAAATTTTAATAAAAGAAGTAAGAAATTTTGAAGCACCTTTATGTTATAAAGAAATAGCCAAAATATATCTAATAAAGAGAGATTATGAGAACACATTAAAATATTTAAATAAATATTTTGATTCATATTCATCAAATAAAGAAATATTTAAATACAAAGAAAAACTTCAATTCCAATATAAAAAAATAAAGGAATATGAAGACAAAACGAATAAAAAACTTGAAAAAATTACTGATAAAAATAAAAGAGATTATTTAGAGTTTATAAATGATTTTTGGGGAGTATATCTAAGTAAAATTTAA
- a CDS encoding M23 family metallopeptidase, with product MKKYILLLFVISSFLFARVPIDPNRIRITSTFGEFRTDHFHNGVDFGGHKMEIYPVKDGEIVYYIDEDEDPTRPLYGVGNVLMIEHPDNLRSYYYHIEPGTIEKSYAKVTEKDVVALTGNSGRSGGAHLHLTIENMKEGLVVDPLEYLSIDKGSTQAPLIHGIYLRTENRLIQIKDKMPMSYNGEIKLFVKAYDLLGGIPMGLKRVKIFMNEDLVRDYDFTYFIKRDNVYYISPNYTFEEVYGVDSHFYRGGVFVPKRGKYTFKAEVTDFDNKTVVLTRTVNFY from the coding sequence ATGAAAAAATATATATTATTATTATTTGTGATATCTTCATTCTTATTTGCAAGGGTTCCTATTGATCCTAACAGAATAAGAATAACAAGCACATTCGGAGAGTTTAGAACAGACCATTTTCATAACGGAGTAGATTTCGGCGGACATAAAATGGAAATATACCCTGTAAAAGACGGAGAGATAGTTTATTATATAGATGAAGATGAAGATCCTACACGCCCTCTTTATGGTGTAGGAAATGTACTTATGATAGAACACCCTGATAATTTAAGAAGTTATTATTACCATATAGAACCTGGCACTATAGAAAAATCTTATGCTAAAGTTACAGAAAAAGATGTTGTGGCTCTTACAGGAAACAGCGGAAGATCTGGAGGAGCACATTTACATTTAACTATAGAAAACATGAAAGAAGGATTAGTAGTTGACCCATTAGAATATTTAAGTATAGATAAAGGCTCTACTCAGGCACCATTGATTCATGGTATATATTTAAGAACAGAAAACAGACTCATACAAATAAAAGATAAAATGCCTATGAGTTATAACGGTGAAATAAAATTATTCGTTAAAGCTTATGACTTATTAGGCGGAATACCTATGGGACTTAAAAGAGTTAAAATATTTATGAATGAAGATTTAGTAAGAGATTATGATTTTACATACTTCATAAAAAGAGATAATGTATATTATATATCTCCGAATTATACTTTTGAAGAAGTGTATGGAGTAGATTCGCATTTCTATAGAGGCGGAGTCTTTGTTCCTAAAAGAGGAAAATATACATTTAAGGCTGAAGTTACAGACTTTGATAATAAAACTGTTGTACTTACCAGAACTGTTAATTTCTATTAA
- a CDS encoding AAA family ATPase yields the protein MKNTKSRIEKIIKLLSEGLYEREEIVSLTLLSAIAGKPIFLYGPPGTAKSFIAKRVSSAFKNSKYFGYLMQRFSTPEDIFGPISLEELKNDKYIRKIEGYLPDADFAFLDEIWKSTPAILNTLLTIINERVFKNGSEEVKVPLKALISASNETPPEGQGLEALYDRFIVRLIVNNIKNRDNFEKILENTQLDSYIDIDDDLKISADEWINIRKEVNNIKLSKSVIDIIHNIKLSIEKFNEDNRDIAIYVSDRRWQHISYLLKTAAYLNDKNEVDIYETILIYNCLWSLEEHIEVVKKIVENAISLCYDLNNQNINEWRENFKSVQKNIDDEFYNLEKTYDTENIDDKPHMAKTLSINIDEYGNKGETIIYIPIKQLGKKGYFYPLDIGRNQTRKFRCNFNGTDKCTIEINSATASNGFVSGMLSKNYEFLAEAEPDFYMKKVSPKKLEKEKKDAYLKLIKSLISTIENIIVNFKNDFNKNKYSNKSIFISDDSFNFFTEMFNSYIENLESEKLDAERLKSEIEQHETI from the coding sequence ATGAAAAATACAAAATCTAGAATCGAAAAAATTATTAAACTTCTTTCCGAAGGTCTTTATGAAAGGGAAGAAATTGTATCTTTGACTTTACTCAGTGCAATAGCAGGAAAGCCGATATTTTTGTATGGTCCTCCTGGAACTGCAAAAAGTTTTATAGCGAAAAGAGTATCATCTGCATTTAAAAATTCAAAATATTTCGGTTATTTAATGCAGAGATTTTCTACACCTGAAGATATATTCGGTCCTATTAGTTTGGAAGAATTAAAGAATGATAAATATATAAGAAAAATTGAAGGATATTTGCCTGATGCTGATTTTGCATTTTTAGATGAAATATGGAAAAGCACGCCTGCAATACTTAATACTCTTTTAACTATAATAAATGAAAGAGTTTTTAAAAATGGAAGTGAAGAAGTAAAAGTACCATTGAAAGCATTGATTTCAGCAAGTAATGAAACTCCTCCTGAAGGTCAAGGACTTGAAGCATTATATGACAGATTTATCGTTCGCTTAATAGTTAATAATATAAAAAATAGAGATAATTTTGAAAAGATACTTGAAAATACTCAATTAGATTCTTATATAGATATAGATGATGATTTGAAAATATCTGCTGATGAATGGATAAATATAAGGAAAGAAGTAAATAATATAAAACTTTCAAAATCAGTTATTGATATAATTCATAATATAAAACTTTCTATAGAAAAATTTAATGAGGATAATAGAGATATAGCAATATATGTCTCAGATAGAAGATGGCAGCATATTTCATATTTACTTAAAACTGCTGCATATTTAAATGATAAAAATGAAGTTGATATTTATGAAACTATTTTAATTTATAATTGTTTATGGAGTTTGGAAGAGCATATTGAAGTAGTAAAAAAAATAGTAGAGAATGCTATAAGCTTATGCTATGATTTGAATAATCAGAATATTAATGAGTGGAGAGAGAATTTTAAGAGTGTTCAGAAAAATATAGATGATGAGTTTTATAATTTAGAAAAAACTTATGATACAGAAAATATTGATGATAAGCCTCATATGGCAAAAACTTTATCTATCAATATTGATGAATATGGCAATAAGGGTGAAACTATTATTTATATACCAATAAAACAATTAGGTAAAAAAGGTTATTTTTATCCTTTAGACATAGGAAGAAATCAAACAAGAAAATTTAGATGCAATTTTAACGGCACTGATAAATGTACTATTGAAATAAATTCTGCAACTGCATCGAATGGATTTGTATCAGGTATGCTTTCTAAAAATTATGAGTTTCTTGCTGAGGCTGAGCCTGATTTTTATATGAAAAAAGTCAGTCCTAAAAAACTTGAAAAAGAAAAAAAAGATGCCTATTTAAAATTAATAAAGTCTTTAATATCTACTATTGAAAATATTATAGTTAATTTTAAAAATGATTTTAATAAAAATAAATATTCAAATAAAAGTATATTTATATCAGATGATAGCTTCAATTTTTTTACAGAGATGTTTAATTCTTATATAGAAAATCTTGAAAGTGAAAAATTAGATGCTGAAAGACTTAAAAGTGAAATAGAACAGCATGAAACAATTTAA
- a CDS encoding tetratricopeptide repeat protein, with the protein MSIGSSRSKLEDGIKFFRNENYKEAIDSLEKIFSEKNDVESGYHLALAYAQIQDYDNTLQVFDKIMRRLDNPLRLMQAHIIVGYIYAVKEMYDLAEFELIDALSSGVENTQIHAALGYVYYKKGNIRKAIDHLKKAVNLDPNSANARNSLGFILADTETNIEEGIEEIRKALSIDPNNPAYLDSLGWAFLKKNDFERAKEFLTKAFELAPTNRDIKEHLLKLDKSSYKK; encoded by the coding sequence ATGAGTATAGGCTCTAGCAGAAGCAAATTAGAAGACGGAATAAAATTTTTTAGAAATGAAAATTATAAAGAAGCAATAGACTCTTTAGAAAAAATATTCTCAGAAAAAAATGATGTTGAATCCGGATACCATCTAGCATTAGCCTATGCCCAAATTCAAGATTATGATAATACTCTGCAGGTATTTGATAAAATAATGAGAAGATTGGATAATCCTCTAAGACTTATGCAGGCTCATATAATAGTAGGATATATATATGCTGTTAAGGAAATGTATGATTTAGCCGAATTTGAACTTATAGATGCTTTATCTTCCGGTGTTGAAAATACTCAGATACATGCTGCATTAGGATATGTTTATTATAAGAAAGGCAATATAAGAAAAGCTATAGATCATTTGAAAAAAGCTGTTAATCTCGATCCTAACAGTGCTAATGCAAGAAACTCTTTAGGTTTTATTTTAGCAGATACAGAAACAAATATAGAGGAAGGAATAGAAGAAATTAGAAAAGCATTATCAATAGATCCTAATAATCCTGCTTATTTGGATTCATTAGGCTGGGCTTTCCTCAAAAAAAATGATTTTGAAAGAGCTAAAGAATTTTTAACAAAGGCTTTTGAGCTTGCCCCTACTAATAGAGATATAAAAGAACATCTATTAAAATTAGATAAGTCTTCATATAAAAAATAA
- the uvrB gene encoding excinuclease ABC subunit UvrB: MDFKLESNFKPSGDQVTAIDSLVKGLENNNKYQTLLGVTASGKTFTIANVIEKANRPTLVMSHNKTLAAQLYRELKDFFPNNAVEYFVSYYDYYQPEAYVPAKDLYIDKDASVNDEIDRLRLKATTSLLERRDVIIVASVSCIYGLGSPEDYRKLYIAIEKDGEYDRDEIIEKLVSIQYERVKDVLERARFKVIGDTIEIMSAYSDEVIRVEFFGDTVERIIKINPITRQKLAEQDRVVIYPAKHFVTGGDKLAAGIKLIEEELDEQYNKFKSEGKLVEAERIYGRTKYDLEMLKEVGYCAGIENYSRPLSGRKEGDRPACLIDYFPEDFLTIIDESHVSVPQIRGMFFGDRSRKETLVKYGFRLPSALDNRPLYFEEFEKLTHDTIYISATPAEYELKKSSQVVEQIIRPTGLLDPIIEVYPIDGQIDRILEEIKKTVSNNERIFITTLTKKMAEDLTKYLNENGVRTRYLHSDIQTVERVEIIRDLRLGAFDVLVGINLLREGLDVPEVSLILILDADKTGFLRNTTTLIQTIGRAARNANGRVIMFADSISDAMKVAIEETERRRTIQMEYNKEHNITPKTIIKKIQDIIEREEKVETSYELHFDFRRFNERVKIDPEQKSDDYIKELEKEMKKASDSLEFEKAIEIREKINQLKQLKPQKKNVHKNVTSKNPNGKRKK; the protein is encoded by the coding sequence ATGGATTTCAAATTAGAATCAAATTTCAAGCCTTCAGGCGATCAAGTAACAGCAATAGATTCCTTAGTTAAAGGACTTGAAAATAATAATAAATATCAAACTCTTCTTGGAGTTACAGCAAGCGGAAAAACATTTACTATAGCAAATGTTATAGAAAAAGCTAACCGCCCTACTTTAGTAATGTCTCACAATAAAACTTTGGCAGCACAGCTTTACAGAGAGCTTAAAGATTTTTTTCCTAATAATGCTGTTGAATACTTTGTTTCATATTACGATTATTATCAGCCTGAAGCCTATGTTCCTGCAAAAGATTTATATATAGACAAAGATGCTTCTGTTAATGATGAAATTGACAGATTAAGACTTAAAGCAACAACTTCGCTTCTTGAAAGGAGAGATGTTATAATAGTGGCTTCTGTTTCTTGTATATACGGTTTGGGATCTCCTGAAGATTATAGAAAATTATACATTGCCATAGAAAAAGACGGTGAATATGACAGAGATGAAATAATTGAAAAATTAGTATCTATACAATATGAACGTGTTAAAGATGTACTTGAGAGAGCAAGATTCAAAGTTATAGGCGATACTATAGAAATAATGAGTGCTTATTCTGACGAGGTTATAAGAGTAGAATTTTTCGGTGATACTGTTGAGCGTATAATAAAAATCAATCCAATTACAAGACAGAAACTAGCAGAACAAGACAGAGTTGTAATATATCCCGCAAAGCACTTCGTTACAGGAGGAGATAAATTAGCTGCAGGTATAAAATTAATAGAAGAAGAACTTGATGAGCAGTATAATAAATTTAAATCAGAAGGAAAATTAGTAGAAGCAGAAAGAATATACGGAAGAACAAAATATGATTTAGAAATGCTTAAAGAAGTAGGATACTGTGCAGGAATAGAAAATTATTCACGTCCATTATCTGGAAGAAAAGAAGGAGACAGACCTGCTTGTTTAATAGACTATTTTCCTGAAGACTTTTTAACTATTATAGATGAATCGCATGTGAGTGTACCTCAGATTAGAGGAATGTTTTTTGGAGACAGAAGCAGAAAAGAGACTTTAGTAAAGTATGGATTCAGACTTCCTTCAGCTCTAGACAACAGACCTTTATATTTTGAAGAATTTGAAAAACTTACTCATGATACAATATATATCAGTGCCACACCGGCAGAATATGAATTAAAGAAAAGCTCTCAGGTTGTAGAACAAATAATTCGTCCTACAGGATTGCTTGATCCTATAATTGAAGTATACCCTATTGACGGACAAATAGACAGAATACTTGAAGAAATAAAAAAGACTGTATCAAACAATGAAAGAATATTCATAACTACACTTACAAAAAAAATGGCTGAAGACCTTACAAAATATTTAAATGAAAATGGAGTAAGAACTCGTTATCTTCATTCAGATATTCAAACTGTAGAACGCGTTGAAATAATAAGAGATTTAAGACTTGGTGCTTTTGATGTACTTGTAGGTATTAACCTTTTAAGAGAGGGGCTTGATGTACCTGAAGTATCATTAATATTAATTCTTGATGCAGATAAAACAGGATTTTTAAGAAATACCACTACTCTAATACAGACTATAGGACGCGCAGCTAGAAATGCTAACGGAAGAGTTATAATGTTTGCAGACTCTATAAGCGATGCTATGAAAGTTGCTATAGAAGAAACTGAAAGAAGAAGAACAATACAGATGGAGTATAATAAAGAACATAATATCACTCCTAAAACAATCATCAAAAAAATACAGGATATCATTGAACGTGAGGAGAAAGTTGAAACATCTTATGAGCTTCATTTCGACTTTAGAAGATTTAATGAAAGAGTAAAAATTGACCCTGAACAGAAAAGCGATGATTATATAAAAGAGCTTGAAAAAGAAATGAAAAAAGCATCAGACAGCTTAGAATTTGAAAAGGCTATTGAAATAAGAGAAAAAATAAACCAATTAAAACAATTAAAGCCTCAAAAGAAAAATGTTCATAAAAATGTAACTTCCAAAAATCCAAATGGAAAGCGTAAAAAATAA